The Diabrotica virgifera virgifera chromosome 4, PGI_DIABVI_V3a genome segment AGCGTTTCTTTTTTCTTCCGCTTATAGAAAGAAGAGTTCTCATTATTTGGCTAACTCACCTTATTAAAACTACACCTTATAGGGTTGTAGCCAGTGAAAAGACCAGCTAACAATAACATTGTGGTCATTTCCAGCAAGCAAATATTTTGGGCATTAGTAGTAATAGTCcgttgaaatgttacatttagtgtgtatttattagaggagttgattttattttttaatgtgtagggggttcagtagaagcttaagttcaagtttttggggttgaggcccttgtcccccggccgccatcttggaaaaagaggtgTAAAGGACTTttgcgctgtatctcgtaaactagctaccctacagaaaatttcattttacataaaatgaagcaaattaaattttctacaattttatatctattactttttatcgtaaagtgaccaaaaaaaaagttataaacaaaaataagagaaaattttgtaagaaatttccttttggaggttataactttttttacgttcatttcacaataaaataacatcctagcgattttgtagaggatttttcaataaagaattttgactataaagttgtttaattttatttactatctaggttttacagcgcttcaaacttgaccagattctcgaattctcgtagaaaaataatgcttttctatctatatattagacgagcggcattaaccgttatgccaaccacgaaaatcaaatttaaggtgaatgatcaattttggatatttttatgttttcgaggtcgctgaatccgaatatgaagtttatttttatctagagttggtggaacatgttaaaaaaataaattttatacaaaaatgccaaaaatgaattttgatgatttttcaaatttacctcgctgtatctttggtcgctgtaaatatttccttttaaaaattttactgtctcatctttgaagtatgtagataacagtgaaatttgtccaaaatgtttaaacacattaaaaaaggagttattaatttattaatattttgtcatcatatttcgttagtttcatgtttacttaaaaaagttgagtgacaaactttttagtttataattttaaccaacacaacaataaaatatagttcataaAGAAGTTTTtcggaaaattttaagtcaaaatatataataggaaaaaagttatgttacttcatatacaagcggcacaccccaaaaaacgcttatatctcgagatcctgaccgcggtgtgatgaatggctaattttgatatcaaaaatcgtttttttgctctgcttaagaattttgcattttgcggttgcgtcgttcttcttctgaagcggcgaatttgtcctcaaacaacttcttgggccttttctatatatacttagagttataagttttatagtgggaagaaaggtcaaaaacagattaataatagtataggaatgttaaaatcataataaattgtatgaataaagaatatatatagatagaaaagtaagcctaacttttgtttttattgtatccctatgagcattcgagaatctggtcaagtttggagcgctgtaaaaaattgctataatgttattttatttcaaaatgaactgaaaaaaagttataacatccaaaaggaaacttgttaaaaaaattatatatttttggttatatctttttgttggacacttgacgataaaaagtaatacaaaaaaaaatgtggaaaatttaatttgttacattttatgtttaattaggttttccgtagggttggtagtttacgagatattgcgcgaaacccctttgcaccccatttccaagatggcgaccgggggacaaggatggcgaccccaaaaacttgaacttaagcttctactgatcccccctacacattaaagaaataaaattgactcctctaagaaatgcaagatacggcctaaaaaatgtaacattttaatggactataaAAAAGTTGTGAAAAATCATGCTTTATTTTTCGAAAGCAATACCAtaggaaattatataaaaatatagatACCCAAAAACCTACTTTCTTTCTACTTTTATggcataatatattataatattctaTTCTAAACGGCTATTTCAGAATTGTCTTATTCTAATCTAATTCTACTTTAATAAATTCCAGAATagaattatttactaaaattttcCATTTACAGGGATCTAACATGGGGAGCAAACCAAAATGGTTACTCTCTTGGCCAAAAAGGTACTATCTACAGCAGTGGTAATCACCAATTTGACGGCTCGTACGGTGCATCAAAAGCTTGGGGATCACATGGTATTAAACCCGATTCATTTGGCGGCCGTGTAGATTATACTCACAGTACTAGTGGTTCAAACGCCTTTGTTGGAGCAAACAGAACTCCAGGTTGGGGTACTGATGTGGCTGCCGGTGGAAGGTACAATATAGTTCAAGGAAAGAACTGGAATGTTGGTGCAACAGGACAGTACGGAAGGCATTTCGGTGGGCCTATTGGGACTGGAAAACCAGGATATAGTGCTTTCTTAAATGTAAACGGACGGTTCTAAATAACAAATTAGCAGTATTTATTTTACATTAGTTTATTTTTATTGCCtgcctatttattttttttgaataaaaacatttttatgaatatttgaaatatttttatcaaTAACCTTACAAAGGTTCTAGGTTGTAATCCTTAACCTTGTTCTTGTGTCAGCGCCCTTTCTTAATCAAGTGGTGTTAAGAACTCTGCTTGTTTTTCTCCCTGAGGCTCTATTTTTGGCACCAGAAAGAGATGCCTATCCCAAATACAGTCATTATTCTCTCTATCACTGGTCGCAGAGTTTTAGATTGCACTGCGCAATCTAGGTATTATATGCCTATGTATATATCTATGTATAAACCTAACCTAAATTAACTCcacaaaaaaggttttaaatgCAGGCCAGTGAattacataatttttgtttaataatttttactGCTCTGTATTGTTAATTAATTTGTATCTACTCACCAAATACTATTCTGTATCTCTTTCCCTCGGTGATAACTGCCCAACTCCTGATAGATTGGGATTGTTTTTCTGTGAATTTTTCTAATGGTTTTCCATCTATCTCCAAACTATAAGAAAAGGCGAAGTGTGGTATTGGATCTACTTTTAAGAGACATTTGGCTTCTTGTTTCCCTATATAAAATTCCTCGTCGCCGACTAGTTTGAACATCCAATCTCTTCTCACAATCTCCTATAAATATGCACATGTATAATTAGAAGATAACAGATCAATCATAGACCAGGATAGACTATAGATACAGACAACTCTTACATAACATCTATAAAACAGCAACTACGACAACGACagtcgaatgggaaaataaaaaaaacaaaactaaGGAGATGTAATATCCTCAAAACCCTTCCCCTTAGCTCTGGAAGACGTCTTTAAAGAATTGGAATGGGAAGACATGGATATCAACCTAAACGGAAAGAAACTCAATTACCTCAGATATTGCGACGATGTTGTTcttattacaaccaaccaagaagaactagccacaatgATCACTAAACTAGCACAAGCATCagagaagataggattaaaaatgagCATGAGTACAACAAAAATCATGACAAATAAAAATGacagaataaatataaatataaatgacGTAAATATTGATGTTGTTgacgaatatatatatatatatatatatatatatatatatatatatatatatatatatatatatatatatatatatatatatatatatcctgggttaaataatcaaagctaataaagagaaccaaacaattgaagtacaaAGAAAAATCAGATTGGCTTGGGCAAcgtttggaaagttaagatggacactaaaaagcacaaagatacaacagtatctgaaaacccgtgtatttgatcagtgcatccttcctattcTGACGTATGACTCacaaacatggacattaacaaagtataacataaacaaaatagaaataacttagagaaaaatggaaagatcaatgttgggaataaaactgcaagacagaaaatcaaacaaatggatacgagaaaaaaacacaagtaaaaatgtaacagaacatataccagggttaaagtggagatttgcgggctacaatgcgagacaggaagataaaagatggaatcctgaaatacaaaactagagaccgtggacaggaagaagaggaagaggaacaCCTCAGATGCGATGAAAGGACGATATTTaaaaagctgcaggaactcactggaaaagcgcagccaaggacagacagatatggaaagatttcgggaaggcctatgtccaaagttggatagaaatgggctaaagaagaagaagatcaatcatcttataatcttaaaaaaaactgttttagaaaaagaaaaattgTATTTGTAACATGTAAAGATAGCGTTAAAAGCTCACGTCGCTGGTTTGCCAGCGCTGAGTATACACTCACTCCCACTTTACCTTCCACCACCATCCATGCGCACTGGAGAAGGATCACTTGCCACGATATAAAACGACGTTCGCCACAATAGATAGGTGATTTAGCCAGAGTACTGCTATGGTGGGAACTCCACCGGCTCCTTGGGGTAATGACCAAAGGCCAACGGCTCCGGTTAGAGGGCGGATCTAGTGGATCTCCCTAACCAAGTATCGATTGGTCGGTATCCCGTTCCTTCAGATCAAGTATCGAAAGATTCGTGTACCTCTGGCCTAGAATAAGTACTGGTTATTCCTTCTCCTTGGTGTGTAGATACGTCGCACTTTTCTTTCAATTTTCATAACATTAGCCGTATTTATTTTTCGCAGATATTAACAGTGGGCGTCGTCGATATGCTTATTCAGGAggattggtattttattttattgtaggtTGTTTGTCGGTTGTaagttatttttatagaatataTGTTTATTTGAATTCAAATTGTGTTAGACTGAGTCTGGTATATATATCCTACCTAACTTTTTATAATTCTTGCTCTTGTGTTACAAACAATCACGTATTATATCCAAACAAGTGCGGTACTTCTGAAGAGTAAAAATCCGATAAAATGTTCATATCTCAGCCGGATTCGAACTCATTCGAACGACAAATATTTCtatgaaatcaatatttcaagcacattttttttgtaagtatggtataattaaaaatgtataaacattctcaatttctttgcaaaacgaaaatgcagcagctgcataatactctggttaaagcggagagtgcaggaagagtctacatcggtttcggagatctttttcccctcatcagtaaacccatatcctcttctctccgctttaaccatttaccatagcttgggccttcccgaattgcaaagaaagaaatgtcacggatgaactagggccatctaccgaaaaacaaactaagttatcaatcgaagtagcgcagaaaacgacaataaatatcgcctccgtaccaccagattgacaacaggtggaatactttctttggtcacacctcctgagattttcaaaatttataaatcatacagggtgccgaggaaattaagatgagagaattttaaataattcacaactcatctactcagcgtggtaaagctccaacaagaaagattccttaatactcaaacaaaagagtaaattaattaaaaatgtataaacattctcaatttctttgcaaaacgaaaatgcagcagctgcataatactctggttgaagcggagagtgcaggaagagtctaacCGGTTTCGGAGacctttttcccctcatcagtaaacccatatcctcttctctccgctttaaccatttaccatagcttgggccttcccgaattgcaaagaaagaaatgtctttaaaaatttgctaccgttggcttatttttcaacatttatccttgaattttttcttggatAATcaatgaattgtactgaatatgcctatttaatttaaaaataaaataattataccatactttcaaaaacaaatgtgcttgaaatattgatttcaacccctacggtcCTCCTTTAGGAttgctatgacacgattttgattggcaacccatgctagaaatatttgtctatgtccACAAggaaaaggttttcctgtagttggctgtataccatataatacaaaaaacgacaaaaatcatttttaaaaggtatatatttaaaaatccctaaaaagggctacatcacagaactagttttcgattggatgaccaatcatcatcagtgcttacgtgatctaacatgctaaccaccaaaatacaatattataaaaatatatgggtaaaaaccctttaaaagtgatcctcaaggaaacaaagatgaaatatgtgaacttaaacatggatgttcaaaatattccatgtaatatgctctaggtaccatctgAGCTCTAAATTGACTTGTTCACATATTGACTGTCTGTTGGCAAGTGACTTGCCTATATTTATAAGTTTAAAAGGTTTGGTGTATATGAACCTGCGGACTAGGTCTTGATCATCTAACAGTTCTAAAACTTTCGTGTTTGGATAGCTACGTAGTCGGTTTTTGCAACCCTTGGCaatctttttatttcttctttaattgcTACTACTCGTATATAAAGTTCCGAGGTAGGTCTTTGTTTGCACCGATGTTTCTTAGTATTCGGTTTTGGATCCTTTGTCTAAGACATTTACCAGAATAGTAGAGAACATTCttgttgaaaattattttgaGAATCAGTGAATTACCAATTTTGTACTAAGCCCGTATTTGGctacaataaatttaatttattttgttgaaTACTCCTATTAAACATATACTTACATTTCCATCCACTCGTATGACCCGTTTTCCGCTTGTTGTACCATGTTCAAACTCTACCGTATGAACACCATCTAATAGTGGCACACTCCAGTATGCCACTAGATCGCTTCTATCTATAGAATCAGCTTTCTCTAGTGATAAACTAGTGGATAACATTTTGGCAACTCAACCCCGTAATTTTATGTTAATTTAGCTGAAAAATAAGGCAatttaaatatagtttttaacTACACAACGAACACTGCCTGGGGTAATTCCGAATAAAATGTGGAGGGTGATTGgaaacacaaataaaaattagAGTCAAATAACTAAgcacggaatacttatacagaacaagaatatcagagaagattgctgagaatgaaatattagaaaacgatatcaTCGAGGAAACCTGGGAAAATCTCAAAAGTAACAATAataacgcagcaacagaatcacttggagagactAAAAAAGCGAATACTAACTTATCCAAAATGAAAACTACATGGTTTAGAGAGGaaatgaagataaaatgtgaattATAGAAGAAACTCAGAACAATACAGAACAACTTAAACACAACAAGCATAACACAATCACTATAAACGAATCCGAAATGAGAcgaataatttagtcagacaaataaaaagaaacaTTTAGGAGAACTTTTCAGACCAAAAGAACAAAGACAAGATatatgaacgaactaataaaaattaaacacatttagaacaaataaacattgaagATGGAGAGGTAGGGGaagcattaaaaaaatcaaaaaatagaaaCTTATAAATAGAGGACGG includes the following:
- the LOC126882940 gene encoding uncharacterized protein LOC126882940 — protein: MKQVIVSLCCLIIATAAIPIESFVDEDGQQYVLVPLQRQRRDLTWGANQNGYSLGQKGTIYSSGNHQFDGSYGASKAWGSHGIKPDSFGGRVDYTHSTSGSNAFVGANRTPGWGTDVAAGGRYNIVQGKNWNVGATGQYGRHFGGPIGTGKPGYSAFLNVNGRF
- the LOC126882939 gene encoding fas apoptotic inhibitory molecule 1; translation: MLSTSLSLEKADSIDRSDLVAYWSVPLLDGVHTVEFEHGTTSGKRVIRVDGNEIVRRDWMFKLVGDEEFYIGKQEAKCLLKVDPIPHFAFSYSLEIDGKPLEKFTEKQSQSIRSWAVITEGKRYRIVFEKQTLNIYVNGEQVEAESNFVTNGTEMSFIMGNTSATIRAETTQKKEGVVHQLFVDGKCIEEDIIF